One genomic region from Burkholderia latens encodes:
- the glpD gene encoding glycerol-3-phosphate dehydrogenase has protein sequence MTQPNRYDLLVVGGGINGAGIARDAAGRGLSVLLCEQDDLASHTSSSSTKLIHGGLRYLEYNEFGLVRKALQERETLLRAAPHIMWPLRFVMPHMPNLRPAWLIRIGLFLYDHLAKRELLPGSRGIDMRRHAAGKPLIDSIKRGFVYSDGWVDDARLVVLNALDAKERGAEILTRTKLVSAERRGDEWEARLQHADGSIRVVHARAVANAAGPWVGDVLHGALGRGAHHSVRLVKGSHIITRRLFEHDHAYIFQNPDKRIIFAIPYEHDFTLIGTTDVEYTNDPAKVAIDRDETQYLCESINRYFKRKISPADVHWTYSGVRPLLEDENAANASAVTRDYRLEMDDGAGAPLLSVFGGKITTFRKLAEEAGDLLCRALGRDAKTWTAGAPLPGGDIANAKFDAFADAFAKRHPWLPAALARRYARAYGTRAERVIEGATSLAELGTEVAPGLFDAELRYLRDVEWATCAQDVLWRRSKLGLHVAPGTLDAVTAAVDAWFAAAHAPHA, from the coding sequence GTGACCCAACCGAATCGCTACGATCTGCTCGTCGTCGGCGGCGGCATCAACGGCGCGGGCATCGCGCGCGACGCGGCCGGCCGCGGCCTGTCGGTCCTGCTCTGCGAGCAGGACGACCTCGCATCGCACACGTCGTCGTCCAGCACGAAGCTCATTCACGGCGGCCTGCGCTATCTCGAGTACAACGAATTCGGCCTGGTGCGCAAAGCGCTGCAGGAGCGCGAGACGCTGCTGCGCGCGGCGCCGCACATCATGTGGCCGCTGCGTTTCGTCATGCCTCACATGCCGAACCTGCGGCCGGCGTGGCTGATCCGCATCGGCCTGTTCCTCTACGATCACCTCGCGAAACGCGAGCTGCTGCCCGGCTCGCGCGGCATCGACATGCGCCGCCATGCGGCCGGCAAGCCGCTGATCGACTCGATCAAGCGCGGCTTCGTGTATTCGGACGGCTGGGTCGACGACGCGCGCCTCGTCGTGCTGAATGCGCTCGACGCGAAGGAGCGCGGCGCCGAGATCCTCACCCGCACGAAGCTCGTGTCGGCGGAACGCCGCGGCGACGAATGGGAAGCGCGGCTGCAGCACGCGGACGGATCGATCCGCGTCGTGCATGCGCGTGCGGTCGCGAACGCGGCCGGCCCGTGGGTCGGCGACGTGCTGCATGGCGCACTCGGCCGCGGCGCGCACCACAGCGTGCGGCTCGTGAAGGGCAGCCACATCATCACGCGACGCCTGTTCGAGCACGATCACGCATACATCTTCCAGAACCCGGACAAGCGGATCATCTTCGCGATTCCGTACGAACACGACTTCACGCTGATCGGCACGACCGACGTCGAATACACGAACGATCCCGCGAAAGTCGCGATCGATCGCGACGAGACGCAGTATCTGTGCGAGTCGATCAACCGCTATTTCAAGCGCAAGATTTCGCCGGCCGACGTGCACTGGACCTACTCGGGCGTGCGCCCGCTGCTCGAGGACGAAAACGCGGCGAACGCGTCGGCGGTCACGCGCGACTACCGCCTCGAGATGGACGACGGCGCGGGCGCGCCGCTGCTGTCGGTGTTCGGCGGCAAGATCACGACGTTCCGCAAGCTCGCGGAGGAAGCCGGCGACCTGCTGTGCCGCGCGCTCGGCCGCGATGCGAAAACGTGGACGGCGGGTGCGCCGCTGCCCGGCGGCGATATCGCGAACGCGAAGTTCGACGCGTTCGCCGACGCGTTCGCGAAACGTCACCCGTGGCTGCCCGCCGCGCTCGCACGCCGCTATGCGCGTGCATACGGCACGCGTGCGGAACGCGTGATCGAAGGCGCGACGTCGCTCGCCGAGCTCGGCACGGAAGTCGCGCCCGGCCTCTTCGACGCCGAACTGCGCTATCTGCGCGACGTCGAATGGGCGACTTGCGCGCAGGACGTGCTGTGGCGCCGTTCGAAGCTCGGCCTGCACGTCGCGCCGGGCACGCTCGACGCGGTGACGGCCGCGGTCGATGCGTGGTTCGCCGCCGCGCATGCGCCGCACGCGTGA
- the glpK gene encoding glycerol kinase GlpK codes for MQDQYILALDQGTTSSRAMLFDRQGNIVSIAQKEFEQIYPQPGWVEHDPQEIWSTQAGVAAEAVTRTGLNGTSIAAIGITNQRETTIVWDRETGQPVYNAIVWQDRRTADFCDSLKKQGLEAKVRAKTGLPIDSYFSATKIRWILDNVPGARDKARQGKLAFGTVDSWLVWNFTKHELHVTDVTNASRTMLFNIHTREWDSELLELLDIPRSMLPEVKASSEIYGHTKTTVFASKIPLAGIAGDQHAALFGQMCTTSGMVKNTYGTGCFLMMNTGSKPIESKNNLVTTIAWQIGDDVQYALEGSIFIAGAVVQWLRDGVGIIKTAAEIEALAASVPHTDGVYLVPAFAGLGAPHWNARARGSVFGVTRGTTSAHLARAALDAIAYQSLDVLAAMEADSGISIGELRVDGGASANNLLMQFQADLLGVDAVRPQITETTALGAAYLAGLAIGYWKNLDEVRSQWQLDRRFSPSMPKDQVERCMAGWQRAVRAAKAWADDAQ; via the coding sequence ATGCAGGACCAGTACATCCTCGCGCTTGACCAGGGCACGACGAGCTCCCGCGCAATGCTGTTCGATCGCCAGGGCAACATCGTTTCGATCGCCCAGAAGGAATTCGAACAGATCTACCCGCAACCTGGCTGGGTCGAGCACGACCCGCAGGAAATCTGGTCGACGCAAGCGGGCGTCGCCGCCGAGGCCGTCACGCGCACCGGCCTGAACGGCACGTCGATCGCCGCGATCGGCATCACGAACCAGCGCGAGACGACGATCGTCTGGGATCGCGAGACGGGCCAGCCCGTCTACAACGCGATCGTGTGGCAGGACCGCCGCACCGCCGACTTCTGCGATTCGCTGAAGAAGCAGGGCCTCGAGGCGAAGGTGCGCGCGAAGACGGGCCTCCCGATCGACTCGTATTTCTCCGCGACGAAGATCCGCTGGATCCTCGACAACGTGCCGGGCGCGCGCGACAAGGCGCGTCAAGGCAAACTCGCCTTCGGCACGGTCGACAGCTGGCTCGTGTGGAACTTCACGAAGCACGAGCTGCACGTGACCGACGTGACGAACGCATCGCGCACGATGCTGTTCAACATCCATACGCGCGAGTGGGACAGCGAGCTGCTCGAACTGCTCGACATCCCGCGCAGCATGTTGCCGGAAGTAAAGGCGTCGTCGGAAATCTACGGCCACACGAAAACCACGGTGTTCGCGTCTAAGATCCCGCTCGCGGGGATCGCCGGCGATCAGCACGCGGCGCTGTTCGGCCAGATGTGCACGACGTCGGGCATGGTGAAGAACACCTACGGCACCGGCTGCTTCCTGATGATGAACACCGGCAGCAAGCCGATCGAATCGAAGAACAACCTCGTCACGACGATCGCATGGCAGATCGGCGACGACGTGCAATACGCGCTCGAGGGCAGCATCTTCATCGCAGGCGCGGTCGTGCAGTGGCTGCGGGACGGTGTCGGCATCATCAAGACCGCCGCCGAAATCGAAGCGCTCGCGGCGAGCGTGCCGCACACCGACGGCGTGTATCTCGTGCCGGCGTTCGCGGGCCTCGGCGCGCCGCACTGGAATGCACGCGCACGCGGGTCGGTATTCGGCGTCACGCGCGGCACGACGTCCGCGCACCTCGCGCGCGCGGCGCTCGACGCGATCGCATACCAGTCGCTCGACGTGCTGGCCGCGATGGAAGCCGACTCGGGCATCAGCATCGGCGAGCTGCGCGTCGACGGCGGCGCGAGCGCGAACAACCTGCTGATGCAGTTCCAGGCGGACCTGCTCGGCGTCGACGCGGTGCGTCCGCAGATCACCGAAACGACCGCCCTCGGCGCGGCCTACCTTGCGGGCCTCGCGATCGGCTACTGGAAGAACCTCGACGAAGTGCGCAGCCAGTGGCAGCTCGATCGCCGCTTCTCGCCGTCGATGCCGAAGGACCAGGTCGAGCGCTGCATGGCCGGCTGGCAGCGTGCGGTGCGCGCCGCGAAGGCGTGGGCCGACGACGCTCAGTAA
- a CDS encoding MIP/aquaporin family protein encodes MSPYIAEFIGTAILVLLGNGAVANVLLAKTKGKGADLIVIVMGWAMAVFVAVYVTASFSGAHLNPIVTISLALAGKFAWSKVGGYIVAQMLGGMAGALLVWLAYRQHFAKEVDADLKLAVFCTAPAIRSTTHNVLTEAICTFVLILGVLYLASPQVGLGALDALPVGLLVLGIGISLGGPTGYAMSPARDLSPRLMHALLPIPGKRDSDWRYAWVPVIGPLLGGAAAAGLYLRLHAMA; translated from the coding sequence ATGTCACCTTATATTGCAGAATTCATCGGCACCGCCATTCTCGTGCTGCTCGGCAACGGCGCGGTTGCGAACGTGCTGCTTGCGAAGACCAAGGGCAAGGGCGCCGACCTGATCGTGATCGTGATGGGCTGGGCGATGGCCGTGTTCGTCGCCGTGTACGTGACCGCGTCGTTCAGCGGCGCGCACCTGAACCCGATCGTCACGATCAGCCTCGCGCTCGCGGGCAAGTTCGCCTGGTCGAAGGTCGGCGGCTACATCGTTGCGCAGATGCTCGGCGGGATGGCCGGCGCATTGCTCGTGTGGCTCGCGTATCGGCAACACTTCGCGAAGGAAGTCGATGCGGACCTGAAGCTCGCCGTGTTCTGCACGGCGCCCGCGATCCGCAGCACCACGCACAACGTGCTGACCGAAGCGATCTGCACGTTCGTGCTGATCCTCGGCGTGCTGTATCTCGCGTCGCCGCAGGTCGGCCTCGGCGCGCTCGATGCGCTGCCCGTCGGCCTGCTCGTGCTCGGCATCGGCATCTCGCTCGGCGGCCCGACCGGATATGCGATGAGTCCGGCGCGCGACCTGTCGCCGCGGCTGATGCATGCGCTGCTGCCGATCCCGGGCAAGCGCGACAGCGATTGGCGCTACGCGTGGGTGCCGGTGATCGGCCCGCTGCTCGGCGGCGCCGCGGCAGCCGGCCTGTATCTGCGCCTGCACGCGATGGCGTGA
- a CDS encoding HAD family hydrolase, whose translation MLDHLICDCDGVLVDSEVIADRVLFETLSATFPHLDFADAAKSAFGQQTSRFLAGLEAHFGIRMPENFIDTIEHNIETGLAQSLAPITGVRDALLKVELPAAVVSNSRLARVRSSLKRASLTEIFGDRVFSSEQVARPKPYPDVYLHAAKTLGVAPARCIVVEDSVSGLNAARAAGMKTIAFVGASHIPDNYADALRAMGITRIMRNMDELPALVAAGLRGEFGDVQS comes from the coding sequence ATGCTCGATCATCTCATCTGCGACTGCGACGGCGTACTCGTCGACAGCGAAGTCATTGCCGACCGCGTGCTGTTCGAAACGCTGTCCGCGACGTTTCCGCACCTCGATTTCGCCGACGCCGCGAAATCCGCCTTCGGCCAGCAGACGTCGCGCTTTCTCGCCGGGCTCGAAGCGCATTTCGGGATCCGGATGCCCGAGAACTTCATCGACACCATCGAGCACAACATCGAGACCGGCCTCGCGCAATCGCTCGCGCCGATCACCGGCGTGCGCGACGCGTTGCTGAAGGTCGAGCTGCCCGCTGCCGTGGTGTCGAACAGCCGGCTCGCGCGCGTGCGCAGCTCGCTGAAGCGCGCATCGCTCACCGAAATTTTCGGCGATCGCGTGTTCAGCTCCGAGCAGGTCGCGCGGCCGAAGCCTTACCCGGACGTGTACCTGCACGCAGCGAAGACGCTCGGCGTCGCGCCGGCGCGCTGCATCGTGGTCGAGGACAGCGTGTCGGGCCTGAACGCGGCGCGCGCCGCGGGGATGAAGACGATCGCGTTCGTCGGCGCGAGCCACATCCCCGACAACTACGCGGACGCGCTGCGCGCGATGGGCATCACGCGGATCATGCGCAACATGGACGAACTGCCGGCGCTCGTCGCCGCCGGCCTGCGCGGCGAGTTCGGCGACGTGCAGTCCTGA
- the ribB gene encoding 3,4-dihydroxy-2-butanone-4-phosphate synthase produces MSFKSVSSAPADAFADLPLLDSEPVPPRIAAALDALRAGRAVVLQDDHDRENEADLIVAAERITPETMALLIRECSGIVCLCLTDDKVRALELPPMVQTNESRNGTAFTVSIEAREGVHTGVSAADRVTTIRAAIADDAKPYDIVRPGHVFPLRAQPGGVLARRGHTEGTVDLSILAGLKPAGVLCELMNPDGTMTRGDDVERFARLHGLPMLTIAELVEFREALAAARERCCEPA; encoded by the coding sequence ATGTCCTTCAAGTCCGTTTCGTCGGCACCCGCCGATGCCTTTGCCGATCTCCCGTTGCTGGATTCCGAACCGGTGCCGCCGCGCATCGCCGCCGCGCTCGACGCATTGCGCGCGGGCCGCGCGGTCGTGTTGCAGGACGATCACGACCGTGAAAACGAGGCCGACCTGATCGTCGCCGCCGAACGCATCACGCCCGAGACGATGGCGCTGCTGATCCGCGAGTGCAGCGGCATCGTGTGCCTGTGCCTGACCGACGACAAGGTGCGCGCGCTCGAGCTGCCACCGATGGTGCAGACCAACGAAAGCCGCAACGGCACCGCGTTTACCGTGTCGATCGAGGCACGTGAAGGCGTGCATACGGGCGTGTCCGCGGCCGATCGTGTGACGACGATCCGCGCGGCGATCGCCGACGATGCGAAGCCGTATGACATCGTGCGCCCCGGCCACGTGTTTCCGCTGCGCGCGCAGCCGGGCGGCGTGCTCGCGCGCCGCGGCCATACCGAAGGGACGGTCGATCTGTCGATCCTCGCGGGGTTGAAGCCGGCCGGCGTGCTGTGTGAACTGATGAATCCGGACGGCACGATGACGCGCGGCGACGACGTCGAGCGGTTCGCGCGGCTGCATGGGCTGCCGATGCTGACGATCGCGGAGCTGGTCGAATTCCGCGAAGCGCTCGCGGCCGCGCGCGAGCGCTGCTGCGAACCGGCCTGA
- a CDS encoding helix-turn-helix domain-containing protein, with the protein MSSPLALVRDVSSFESGDTGDARTSVPLDALEQVVGVNLARLRAERQLSLDALARLSGVSRAMLAQIESARSVPSIKVLCKIAAALKVSVAAFLRRHAVNGFEHLAAERAARVVSSNGRFSARALYPEGEPAAAEFHELRIAPLHTEPGTRRAPGTTVNLVVSEGTLEVSVHDRRQLLATGDAIVFDADQPYSLRNPGDSEARAFRVTVSAEVPPRWLVRDAAHAGG; encoded by the coding sequence ATGTCTTCACCCCTGGCGCTGGTGCGCGACGTGTCTTCCTTCGAGTCCGGCGATACGGGCGACGCGCGGACGTCCGTTCCGCTCGACGCGCTCGAGCAGGTCGTCGGCGTGAATCTCGCGCGTCTGCGCGCGGAGCGGCAACTGTCGCTCGATGCGCTTGCGCGGCTGTCCGGCGTATCGCGCGCGATGCTCGCGCAGATCGAATCCGCGCGCAGCGTGCCGTCGATCAAGGTGCTGTGCAAGATCGCCGCCGCACTGAAGGTGTCGGTCGCCGCGTTCCTGCGCCGCCATGCGGTGAACGGCTTCGAGCATCTGGCGGCCGAGCGCGCGGCGCGTGTGGTCAGCTCGAACGGCCGTTTCTCCGCGCGTGCGTTGTACCCGGAAGGCGAGCCGGCCGCGGCCGAGTTCCACGAGTTGCGGATCGCACCGTTGCACACCGAACCCGGCACGCGCCGCGCGCCCGGCACGACGGTCAATCTGGTCGTCAGCGAGGGCACGCTAGAAGTCAGCGTGCACGATCGCCGTCAACTGCTCGCGACCGGCGACGCCATCGTGTTCGACGCCGACCAGCCGTACAGCCTGCGCAACCCCGGCGACAGCGAGGCACGCGCGTTCCGCGTCACGGTGAGCGCCGAAGTGCCGCCGCGCTGGCTCGTGCGCGATGCCGCGCACGCGGGCGGCTGA